The following are encoded together in the Streptomyces sp. NBC_00358 genome:
- the glyA gene encoding serine hydroxymethyltransferase: MSLLNTPLHELDPDVAAAVDAELHRQQSTLEMIASENFAPVAVMEAQGSVLTNKYAEGYPGRRYYGGCEHVDVVEQIAIDRVKALFGAEHANVQPHSGAQANAAAMFALLKPGDTIMGLNLAHGGHLTHGMKINFSGKLYNVVPYHVSDETGQVDMAEVERLAKESRPKLIVAGWSAYPRQLDFAEFRRIADEVGAYLMVDMAHFAGLVAAGLHPNPVPHAHVVTTTTHKTLGGPRGGVILSTAELAKKINSAVFPGQQGGPLEHVIAAKAVSFKVAATDDFKERQQRTLDGARILAERLVQDDVKAVGVDVLSGGTDVHLVLVDLRNSELDGQQAEDRLHEVGITVNRNAIPNDPRPPMVTSGLRIGTPALATRGFTAEDFTEVADIIAEALKPSYDADGLKVRVSALADKHPLYPGLK; the protein is encoded by the coding sequence ATGTCGCTTCTGAACACCCCCCTTCACGAGCTGGACCCGGACGTCGCGGCCGCCGTCGACGCCGAACTGCACCGCCAGCAGTCCACCCTGGAGATGATCGCCTCGGAGAACTTCGCTCCGGTCGCGGTCATGGAGGCCCAGGGCTCGGTCCTGACCAACAAGTACGCCGAGGGCTACCCCGGCCGCCGCTACTACGGCGGCTGCGAGCACGTCGACGTGGTCGAGCAGATCGCCATCGACCGTGTGAAGGCGCTCTTCGGCGCCGAGCACGCGAACGTGCAGCCGCACTCGGGCGCCCAGGCCAACGCGGCCGCGATGTTCGCGCTGCTCAAGCCCGGCGACACGATCATGGGTCTGAACCTCGCGCACGGCGGGCACCTCACCCACGGCATGAAGATCAACTTCTCCGGCAAGCTCTACAACGTGGTCCCGTACCACGTGAGCGACGAGACCGGCCAGGTCGACATGGCCGAGGTCGAGCGCCTCGCCAAGGAATCCCGGCCGAAGCTGATCGTGGCCGGCTGGTCGGCCTACCCGCGGCAGCTCGACTTCGCCGAGTTCCGCCGCATCGCCGACGAGGTCGGCGCGTACCTCATGGTCGACATGGCGCACTTCGCCGGCCTGGTGGCCGCGGGTCTGCACCCGAACCCGGTGCCGCACGCCCACGTCGTCACGACGACCACCCACAAGACCCTCGGCGGCCCGCGCGGCGGCGTGATCCTCTCGACGGCCGAGCTGGCCAAGAAGATCAACTCCGCGGTCTTCCCCGGTCAGCAGGGCGGTCCGCTGGAGCACGTGATCGCCGCCAAGGCCGTCTCCTTCAAGGTCGCCGCCACCGACGACTTCAAGGAGCGCCAGCAGCGCACGCTGGACGGCGCGCGCATCCTGGCCGAGCGTCTGGTCCAGGACGACGTGAAGGCCGTCGGCGTGGACGTCCTGTCCGGGGGCACGGACGTGCACCTGGTCCTGGTCGACCTGCGTAACTCCGAGCTGGACGGGCAGCAGGCCGAGGACCGACTCCACGAGGTCGGCATCACGGTCAACCGCAACGCCATCCCGAACGACCCCCGCCCGCCGATGGTCACCTCGGGCCTGCGCATCGGCACGCCCGCCCTCGCCACCCGCGGCTTCACGGCCGAGGACTTCACCGAGGTCGCGGACATCATCGCCGAGGCGCTGAAGCCGTCCTACGACGCGGACGGCCTGAAGGTCCGCGTGTCCGCTCTGGCCGACAAGCACCCGTTGTACCCCGGCCTGAAGTAG
- a CDS encoding L-serine ammonia-lyase has translation MAISVFDLFSIGIGPSSSHTVGPMRAARMFARRLRNEELLAPVTAIRAELYGSLGATGHGHGTPKAVLLGLEGASPRTVDVEGADERVEQIKTSGRLNLLGEHEIGFSFDDDLVLHRRKALPYHANGMTIFAYDASGELVLEKTYYSVGGGFVVDEDAVGEDRIKLDDTILKYPFRTGDELLRLTKETGLSISALMLENERAWRTEEEIREGLLAIWRVMQACVSRGMAREGILPGGLRVRRRAAHSARQLRAEGDPLAHAMEWITLYAMAVNEENAAGGRVVTAPTNGAAGIIPAVLHYYINFVPGADDEGVVRFLLAAGAIGMLFKENASISGAEVGCQGEVGSACSMAAGALAEVLGGSPEQVENAAEIGMEHNLGLTCDPVGGLVQIPCIERNGMAAVKAVTAARMAMRGDGSHLVSLDKVIKTMKETGADMSVKYKETARGGLAVNIIEC, from the coding sequence GTGGCCATCTCGGTCTTCGACCTGTTCTCGATCGGCATCGGCCCGTCCAGCTCCCACACGGTGGGCCCGATGCGCGCCGCGCGCATGTTCGCGCGGCGGCTGCGCAACGAAGAGCTGCTCGCCCCCGTCACCGCGATACGCGCCGAGCTCTACGGCTCCCTGGGCGCGACCGGCCACGGCCACGGCACCCCCAAGGCGGTGCTGCTCGGTCTGGAGGGCGCCTCGCCCCGGACGGTGGACGTCGAGGGCGCCGACGAGCGGGTCGAGCAGATCAAGACCTCGGGCCGGCTCAACCTGCTCGGCGAGCACGAGATCGGCTTCTCCTTCGACGACGACCTGGTCCTGCACCGCCGCAAGGCCCTGCCGTACCACGCGAACGGCATGACGATCTTCGCGTACGACGCCTCGGGCGAGCTCGTCCTGGAGAAGACGTACTACTCGGTCGGCGGCGGATTCGTGGTCGACGAGGACGCGGTCGGCGAGGACCGCATCAAGCTCGACGACACGATCCTGAAGTACCCGTTCCGCACGGGCGACGAACTGCTGCGGCTCACGAAGGAGACCGGGCTGTCGATCTCCGCCCTGATGCTGGAGAACGAGCGGGCCTGGCGCACCGAGGAGGAGATCCGCGAGGGACTCCTCGCCATCTGGCGCGTGATGCAGGCGTGCGTCTCGCGCGGCATGGCCCGCGAGGGCATCCTGCCGGGCGGCCTCAGGGTCCGCCGCCGCGCCGCGCACTCGGCCCGCCAGTTGCGCGCCGAGGGCGATCCGCTGGCCCACGCGATGGAGTGGATCACCCTCTACGCGATGGCGGTCAACGAGGAGAACGCGGCGGGCGGCCGGGTGGTCACCGCCCCCACCAACGGCGCGGCGGGCATCATCCCGGCGGTGCTGCACTACTACATCAACTTCGTGCCCGGCGCCGACGACGAGGGCGTCGTACGGTTCCTGCTCGCCGCCGGGGCGATCGGCATGCTGTTCAAGGAGAACGCCTCCATCTCGGGCGCCGAGGTGGGCTGCCAGGGCGAGGTCGGCTCGGCCTGCTCGATGGCGGCCGGCGCGCTCGCCGAGGTGCTCGGGGGCAGCCCCGAACAGGTCGAGAACGCCGCCGAGATCGGCATGGAGCACAACCTCGGCCTGACCTGCGACCCGGTCGGCGGTCTGGTCCAGATCCCCTGCATCGAGCGCAACGGCATGGCCGCGGTGAAGGCCGTCACGGCGGCCCGCATGGCCATGCGCGGCGACGGCTCCCACCTGGTCTCCCTCGACAAGGTCATCAAGACCATGAAGGAGACCGGCGCCGACATGAGCGTCAAGTACAAGGAGACGGCCCGGGGCGGGCTTGCGGTGAACATCATCGAGTGCTGA
- a CDS encoding type II toxin-antitoxin system VapC family toxin, with product MRAGRLPAHHRDPFDRILVAQAQIEGMTLVTRDKRIPQYAVRAMLV from the coding sequence GTGCGGGCAGGCCGACTTCCGGCGCATCACCGGGACCCCTTCGACCGGATACTGGTCGCCCAGGCGCAGATCGAAGGGATGACCCTGGTGACGCGGGACAAGCGGATCCCGCAGTACGCCGTGCGGGCCATGCTTGTGTGA
- a CDS encoding glycoside hydrolase family 25 protein: MLRGIDVSAYQSSAYSTAGLSFVFVKATEGRSYVNPKLTAQTKTARDADCVVGFYHFLWPGNITAQAAYFVSKAPEKAGDLLAVDWETTGDGTHASNAEKDRFIRKVKELRPDNRVVLYTGRDFWLNVDTTSYTGDGLWIADYVTAGEPRIKAKWRFHQYTAEPVDRDVADFTSKAALRTWAGSA; encoded by the coding sequence ATGCTGCGAGGCATCGACGTCAGCGCCTACCAGTCGTCCGCGTACAGCACCGCCGGCCTCTCCTTCGTCTTCGTCAAGGCGACGGAAGGCCGCTCGTACGTCAATCCGAAGCTCACCGCGCAGACGAAGACCGCCCGCGACGCGGACTGTGTCGTGGGCTTCTACCACTTCCTGTGGCCGGGCAACATCACCGCCCAGGCCGCGTACTTCGTGAGCAAGGCCCCCGAGAAGGCGGGCGATCTGCTCGCCGTCGACTGGGAGACCACCGGCGACGGCACCCACGCGAGCAACGCGGAGAAGGACCGCTTCATCCGCAAGGTGAAGGAACTCCGCCCGGACAACCGCGTGGTGCTCTACACCGGCCGGGACTTCTGGCTGAACGTCGACACCACCTCGTACACGGGCGACGGCCTCTGGATCGCCGACTACGTGACCGCCGGCGAACCCCGTATCAAGGCGAAGTGGCGCTTCCACCAGTACACCGCCGAGCCGGTGGACAGGGATGTCGCGGACTTCACGAGCAAGGCCGCGCTGCGCACGTGGGCGGGCAGCGCCTGA
- a CDS encoding N(5)-(carboxyethyl)ornithine synthase, whose protein sequence is MSPMSLGVLASSRKENEFRLPLHPSHLERIAPDLRRRIFLEQGYGLRFGVADDALRPLVAGLRSREQLVAECDVILLPKPTHDDVAELRDGQVLWGWPHCVQDEKMTQLAIDRRLTLIAWEAMNHWTSTGAFSVHVFHKNNELAGYCSVLHALQLGGLTGSYGRRMRAVVISFGATARGAVTGLGAMGVSDVTVLTQRAAAAVASPMPSVVMGHFEERADDPTRLQAATPAGPVPLAEYLAGFDIIVNCVLQDTDAPLTFVTEEELALFRPGTFFVDVACDEGMGFDWARPTTFGDPMPTVGAGCHYYAVDHSPSHLWNSATWEISEALLPYLRKVMSGPAAWDDDVTLRKAIEIRDGVVQNPKILSFQHRSADYPHTPMIPAAALSPAVR, encoded by the coding sequence ATGAGTCCGATGAGCCTCGGAGTACTCGCCTCCTCCCGCAAGGAGAACGAGTTCCGCCTGCCGCTGCACCCCAGCCACCTCGAACGCATCGCCCCTGACCTGCGCCGGAGGATCTTCCTCGAACAGGGCTACGGCCTGCGGTTCGGCGTCGCGGACGACGCGCTGCGCCCGCTCGTCGCCGGCCTGCGCTCCCGTGAGCAGCTCGTCGCCGAGTGCGACGTCATCCTGCTGCCCAAGCCCACGCACGACGACGTCGCCGAGCTGCGCGACGGCCAGGTGCTGTGGGGATGGCCGCACTGCGTGCAGGACGAGAAGATGACCCAGCTCGCCATCGACCGGCGGCTGACGCTGATCGCGTGGGAGGCCATGAACCACTGGACCTCCACGGGCGCCTTCAGCGTGCATGTGTTCCACAAGAACAACGAGCTCGCGGGCTACTGCTCGGTGCTGCACGCCCTGCAGCTCGGCGGGCTGACCGGCAGCTACGGGCGCCGCATGCGCGCGGTGGTCATCAGCTTCGGCGCCACGGCCCGCGGAGCCGTCACGGGCCTGGGCGCCATGGGGGTCTCCGACGTCACGGTGCTCACCCAGCGCGCCGCCGCGGCGGTCGCCTCGCCGATGCCCTCGGTCGTGATGGGCCACTTCGAGGAGCGGGCGGACGACCCGACACGCCTGCAGGCCGCCACCCCGGCCGGGCCGGTGCCGCTCGCGGAGTACCTGGCCGGGTTCGACATCATCGTCAACTGTGTCCTGCAGGACACCGACGCGCCGCTCACCTTCGTCACCGAAGAGGAACTGGCCCTGTTCCGGCCGGGGACCTTCTTCGTCGATGTCGCCTGCGACGAGGGCATGGGCTTCGACTGGGCCCGTCCGACCACCTTCGGCGATCCCATGCCCACCGTGGGAGCGGGCTGCCACTACTACGCGGTCGATCACAGCCCGTCCCACCTGTGGAACTCCGCCACCTGGGAAATCAGCGAGGCGCTGCTGCCCTATCTGCGCAAGGTCATGAGCGGCCCGGCGGCATGGGACGACGACGTCACGCTCAGGAAGGCCATCGAGATCCGCGACGGCGTCGTCCAGAACCCGAAGATCCTCTCCTTCCAGCACCGGTCGGCCGACTACCCGCACACTCCGATGATCCCGGCGGCCGCGCTGAGCCCAGCGGTCCGATGA
- a CDS encoding EF-hand domain-containing protein — protein MADIEEARKQFERIDTDGDGFITAAEFKTALAQGGDWNVTESVAEAVIATRDLNGDKVLSFDEFWTHLSK, from the coding sequence GTGGCCGACATCGAGGAAGCACGCAAGCAGTTCGAGCGGATCGATACGGACGGCGACGGGTTCATCACCGCGGCCGAGTTCAAGACCGCTCTCGCCCAGGGCGGCGACTGGAACGTCACCGAGTCGGTGGCGGAGGCCGTCATCGCCACCCGCGACCTCAACGGCGACAAGGTCCTCTCGTTCGACGAGTTCTGGACCCACCTGAGCAAGTGA
- a CDS encoding GNAT family N-acetyltransferase yields MPGTLRGILDAAARGVLPAPDGATTVVRQHSPRDAGVLAFTAHSVVFTDEDEAWVREALGAVDCDPLAATLNPRFLTAFMERTGRSNDTIDLLSVAAPLPGPAALALTKTDGLAHPRAAGSLRRRDDVRVWAADGGVLVLGRGIGGRLEIAVEVDEDVRHRGLGRALATAARHLAGEPVWAQVATGNARSLRAFQAAGYRPVGAEALLSVR; encoded by the coding sequence ATGCCCGGTACTCTGCGCGGCATTCTCGACGCGGCGGCCCGCGGGGTCCTGCCGGCTCCGGACGGCGCCACCACGGTCGTACGCCAGCACTCGCCCCGCGACGCCGGGGTCCTCGCCTTCACCGCGCACTCCGTCGTCTTCACCGACGAGGACGAGGCGTGGGTGCGCGAGGCGCTGGGGGCCGTCGACTGCGACCCGCTCGCCGCGACCCTCAATCCCCGGTTCCTGACCGCCTTCATGGAGCGGACGGGGCGGTCGAACGACACGATCGACCTGCTGTCCGTCGCCGCCCCGCTCCCCGGTCCCGCGGCCCTCGCGCTCACGAAGACCGACGGCCTCGCCCACCCCCGGGCCGCAGGGTCCCTCAGGCGGCGCGACGACGTGCGGGTGTGGGCCGCGGACGGCGGTGTCCTCGTCCTCGGGCGCGGGATCGGAGGGCGCCTGGAGATCGCGGTCGAGGTGGACGAGGACGTACGGCACCGGGGGCTGGGCCGGGCGCTCGCCACGGCGGCGCGGCACCTCGCGGGGGAGCCGGTCTGGGCGCAGGTGGCGACGGGGAACGCCCGCAGTCTGCGGGCGTTCCAGGCGGCCGGTTACCGTCCCGTCGGCGCGGAGGCGCTGCTCAGCGTCCGCTGA
- a CDS encoding YVTN family beta-propeller repeat protein: protein MLTPPSPLHRVLIVGTALTALAALAGCGGPSRGHSDEALGTKAAVMPAQPKVRTVQGLPGMPPLLDPTDVYAADRANRFSPVVKDFPSRVYVPNTNSNTVSVIDPKTYEVIDTIPVGVQPQHVVPSWDLKTLWVNNDRGNTLTPIDPKTGKAGKPVDVHDPYNLYFTPNGKYAIVMASLDRELVFRDAHTMKTVKTVPVSCYGVNHADFSPDGRYFIVSCEFSGELLKVDTERMKVIGQQKLPFHGAMPQDVKISPDGKKFYIADMMADGVWVLDGDKFTEPRLLHTGKGAHGLYVSRDSREMYISNRGEGTISIFDFTQDRLTKKWRLPDGGSPDMGGVSADGKVLWLSGRYNSEVYAIDTRTGVQLARIKVGSGPHGLAVYPQPGRYSLGHTGIFR, encoded by the coding sequence ATGCTGACGCCACCCTCCCCCCTGCACCGTGTCCTGATCGTCGGCACCGCCCTGACCGCGCTCGCGGCCCTCGCGGGCTGCGGCGGCCCGTCCAGGGGCCACTCCGACGAGGCCCTCGGCACCAAGGCCGCCGTCATGCCCGCCCAGCCGAAGGTGCGCACGGTCCAGGGGCTGCCCGGCATGCCGCCCCTGCTGGACCCGACGGACGTCTACGCCGCCGACCGCGCGAACCGGTTCTCCCCGGTCGTCAAGGACTTCCCGTCCCGCGTCTACGTGCCCAACACCAACTCCAACACGGTCTCGGTCATCGACCCGAAGACGTACGAGGTCATCGACACGATCCCGGTCGGCGTCCAGCCCCAGCACGTCGTCCCCTCCTGGGACCTGAAGACCCTGTGGGTCAACAACGACCGGGGCAACACCCTCACCCCCATCGACCCGAAGACCGGCAAGGCGGGCAAGCCGGTCGACGTGCACGACCCGTACAACCTGTACTTCACGCCCAACGGCAAGTACGCGATCGTGATGGCCTCACTCGACCGTGAACTGGTCTTCCGTGACGCGCACACCATGAAGACCGTCAAGACGGTGCCCGTGAGCTGCTACGGCGTCAACCACGCGGACTTCTCCCCGGACGGCCGCTACTTCATCGTGTCCTGCGAGTTCAGCGGCGAACTCCTGAAGGTCGACACCGAGCGGATGAAGGTGATCGGCCAGCAGAAACTCCCGTTCCACGGGGCGATGCCCCAGGACGTGAAGATCTCCCCGGACGGCAAGAAGTTCTACATCGCCGACATGATGGCCGACGGCGTGTGGGTCCTGGACGGCGACAAGTTCACCGAGCCCAGGCTGCTGCACACCGGCAAGGGCGCGCACGGCCTGTACGTGAGCCGGGACTCGCGCGAGATGTACATCTCCAACCGGGGTGAAGGCACCATCTCCATCTTCGACTTCACCCAGGACCGGCTCACCAAGAAGTGGCGCCTGCCCGACGGCGGCAGCCCCGACATGGGCGGGGTGTCGGCGGACGGCAAGGTCCTGTGGCTCTCCGGCCGCTACAACTCCGAGGTGTACGCCATCGACACCCGCACCGGCGTCCAGCTCGCCCGCATCAAGGTCGGCAGCGGTCCGCACGGCCTCGCCGTCTACCCCCAGCCCGGCCGGTACTCGCTCGGCCACACCGGCATCTTCCGCTAG
- a CDS encoding polysaccharide deacetylase family protein — MTTPAEDHAAATPPRRAALLTGLALTAGTLAAGVTAGCSSTRATHPHALTTPPAAPSAPPATATHGAPVPATAPRRYPAQPSEITHGPRTQPSRVALTFHGQGDPAVAESLLGEAEKAGAHVTVLAVGSWLDEHPGLARRILDGGHDLGNHTLRHLDINAMSPTEAAAEIRGCADRLKRLTGSIGTWFRPSRSPRASPLVQRLARDAGYPHTLSYDVDSLDYTSPGAAAVTRKVLAEVRPGSVVSMHFGYADTVAALPALLHELDRRGLRAVTTTELLS; from the coding sequence GTGACCACGCCCGCCGAAGACCACGCAGCCGCCACCCCGCCCCGGCGCGCGGCCCTGCTCACGGGACTCGCGCTCACCGCAGGAACCCTCGCCGCCGGAGTCACCGCAGGCTGTTCCAGCACGCGAGCCACCCACCCCCACGCCCTCACGACACCCCCGGCCGCACCCAGCGCACCCCCCGCCACGGCGACCCACGGAGCCCCCGTACCCGCCACCGCCCCCCGCCGCTATCCCGCCCAGCCCTCCGAGATCACCCACGGCCCGCGCACCCAGCCGTCCAGGGTGGCCCTCACCTTCCACGGCCAGGGCGACCCCGCCGTCGCCGAATCGCTTCTCGGCGAGGCGGAGAAGGCCGGCGCCCACGTCACCGTCCTGGCCGTCGGAAGCTGGCTCGACGAGCACCCCGGCCTCGCCCGCCGCATCCTCGACGGCGGCCACGACCTCGGCAATCACACCCTGCGCCACCTCGACATCAACGCCATGTCACCGACGGAGGCGGCCGCGGAGATCCGGGGCTGCGCGGACCGCCTCAAGCGGCTCACCGGCTCGATCGGCACCTGGTTCCGGCCCTCCCGGAGCCCGCGGGCCTCCCCCCTGGTCCAACGCCTCGCCCGCGACGCGGGCTACCCGCACACGCTCTCCTACGACGTCGACTCCCTCGACTACACCTCGCCGGGAGCCGCCGCGGTCACCCGCAAGGTCCTCGCCGAAGTCCGCCCCGGCTCCGTCGTGAGCATGCACTTCGGATACGCCGACACGGTCGCCGCCCTCCCCGCCCTCCTGCACGAACTCGACCGGCGCGGCCTGCGCGCGGTCACCACCACGGAGCTGCTGAGCTGA
- a CDS encoding ATP-binding protein gives MAGLEGIEQPRRHVSATAARWTPAVEDERALKALELFGNPTEGEVPLPSRPESAATARRLTQVVVLRHWGLSPKMTEDAVLLVSELVGNAVRHTGARVFGLRMRRRRGWIRIEVRDPSRGLPCLMPVQEMDLSGRGLFLVDKLSDRWGVDLLPRGKTTWFEMRVADR, from the coding sequence ATGGCGGGGCTGGAGGGTATCGAACAGCCGCGGCGGCACGTCAGTGCGACCGCGGCGCGCTGGACGCCTGCGGTCGAGGACGAACGGGCGCTCAAAGCGCTGGAGTTGTTCGGCAATCCCACCGAGGGCGAGGTGCCGTTGCCGTCCCGTCCGGAGTCCGCCGCCACCGCGCGGCGGCTCACCCAGGTCGTGGTGCTGCGGCACTGGGGTCTGTCCCCGAAGATGACCGAGGACGCGGTCTTACTCGTCTCCGAACTCGTGGGCAACGCCGTACGTCATACCGGCGCCCGCGTCTTCGGACTCCGTATGCGCCGCCGCCGCGGCTGGATCCGTATCGAGGTCCGTGACCCCTCCCGCGGCCTTCCCTGTCTCATGCCGGTCCAGGAGATGGATCTGAGCGGGCGGGGCCTGTTCCTCGTCGACAAGCTCTCCGACCGCTGGGGCGTCGATCTGCTGCCCCGGGGCAAGACCACCTGGTTCGAGATGCGCGTCGCCGACCGCTGA
- a CDS encoding enoyl-CoA hydratase/isomerase family protein, with the protein MTVHLEVAEGVGTIRLDRPPMNALDIATQDRLKELAEEAAVRPDVRAVVLYGGEKVFAAGADIKEMQAMDHAAMVVRSRALQDSFTAVARIPKPVVAAVTGYALGGGCELALCADYRIAGDNAKLGQPEILLGLIPGAGGTQRLSRLIGPSKAKDLIFTGRMVKADEALALGLVDRVVPADEVHSAAHAWAARLAQGPAIALRAAKESIDAGLETDIETGLAIERNWFAGLFATEDRERGMRSFVEEGPGKAKFL; encoded by the coding sequence ATGACTGTGCATCTCGAAGTGGCCGAAGGCGTGGGGACCATCCGCCTGGACCGCCCTCCCATGAACGCCCTGGACATCGCGACGCAGGACCGCCTCAAGGAACTGGCCGAGGAGGCCGCGGTCCGGCCCGACGTCCGCGCGGTGGTGCTGTACGGCGGGGAGAAGGTGTTCGCGGCGGGCGCGGACATCAAGGAGATGCAGGCCATGGACCACGCCGCGATGGTCGTGCGGTCCCGGGCCCTGCAGGACTCCTTCACCGCCGTCGCCCGCATCCCCAAGCCGGTCGTCGCCGCCGTCACCGGGTACGCGCTCGGCGGTGGCTGCGAACTCGCCCTCTGCGCCGACTACCGCATCGCCGGGGACAACGCCAAGCTGGGCCAGCCCGAGATCCTGCTCGGCCTGATCCCCGGCGCCGGCGGCACCCAGCGGCTGTCCCGGCTGATCGGCCCCTCCAAGGCCAAGGACCTCATCTTCACCGGCCGGATGGTCAAGGCCGACGAGGCGCTCGCGCTCGGCCTGGTCGACCGCGTCGTCCCCGCCGACGAGGTCCACAGTGCCGCGCACGCCTGGGCCGCCCGGCTCGCGCAGGGGCCGGCCATCGCGCTGCGCGCCGCGAAGGAGTCGATCGACGCGGGCCTGGAGACGGACATCGAGACCGGACTGGCCATCGAGCGGAACTGGTTCGCGGGCCTGTTCGCGACGGAGGACCGCGAGCGGGGAATGCGCAGCTTCGTCGAAGAGGGCCCCGGCAAGGCGAAGTTCCTCTGA
- a CDS encoding L,D-transpeptidase gives MNGRPISGASVGARTHKSKGILALLLGVLLLAVTACGGGGSSDQGSGSGDGKGKSSSGTADTKASQAVVTIAPKDGAADVKTSGALKVTAVKGKLTEVAVEDTKGNAVKGSITDGGATWTPSTHLAAATKYKVHAVAKDAGGREAAEEAAFTTLTPKNTFVGIYTPEDGSKVGVGMPFSIHFTRGITHPDDVRKAITFTTEPAVDVEGHWFGNDRLDFRPEHYWAAGTKVTVHFNLDGVEGRPGVYGKQARTVKFTIGRSQVSTVDAKTHKMVVRRDGKVLRTLPITTGKLGYETWNGQMVISERLEVTRMNGETVGYGGEYDIKDVPHAQRLTNSGTFIHGNYWGGGAFGNYNASHGCVGLRDVRGGYDSKVPSAWFYNSSMIGDVVIVKHSHDRTVAPDNGLNGWNMSWSDWTK, from the coding sequence TTGAACGGGCGACCGATATCGGGGGCGTCGGTTGGCGCGCGGACACACAAGAGCAAGGGAATCCTGGCGCTGCTGCTGGGAGTTCTGCTGCTCGCCGTGACCGCCTGCGGCGGGGGAGGGAGTTCGGACCAGGGGTCCGGCTCCGGTGACGGCAAGGGCAAGAGCTCCAGCGGCACCGCGGACACCAAGGCCTCGCAGGCCGTGGTGACCATCGCCCCGAAGGACGGCGCCGCCGACGTGAAGACCAGTGGCGCCCTCAAGGTGACCGCGGTCAAGGGCAAGTTGACCGAGGTCGCCGTCGAGGACACCAAGGGCAACGCTGTCAAGGGCAGCATCACGGACGGGGGCGCCACCTGGACGCCCTCGACCCACCTCGCCGCGGCCACCAAGTACAAGGTCCACGCGGTGGCCAAGGACGCCGGGGGCCGTGAGGCGGCCGAGGAGGCCGCGTTCACCACGCTGACCCCGAAGAACACGTTCGTCGGCATCTACACGCCGGAGGACGGCTCGAAGGTGGGCGTCGGGATGCCCTTCTCGATCCACTTCACCCGGGGCATCACGCACCCCGACGACGTCAGGAAGGCCATCACCTTCACGACCGAGCCGGCGGTCGACGTCGAGGGCCACTGGTTCGGCAACGACCGTCTCGACTTCCGTCCCGAGCACTACTGGGCGGCCGGGACGAAGGTCACCGTCCACTTCAACCTCGACGGTGTCGAGGGCCGCCCCGGTGTCTACGGCAAGCAGGCCAGGACCGTGAAGTTCACGATCGGCCGCAGCCAGGTCAGCACCGTCGACGCCAAGACGCACAAGATGGTCGTCAGGCGGGACGGCAAGGTCCTCAGGACGCTCCCGATCACCACGGGCAAGCTGGGCTACGAGACCTGGAACGGCCAGATGGTCATCAGCGAGCGCCTTGAGGTGACCCGCATGAACGGCGAGACGGTCGGTTACGGCGGCGAGTACGACATCAAGGACGTGCCGCACGCCCAGCGCCTGACCAACTCGGGAACCTTCATCCACGGCAACTACTGGGGTGGCGGCGCCTTCGGCAACTACAACGCCAGCCACGGCTGCGTCGGTCTGCGTGACGTGCGCGGCGGCTACGACAGCAAGGTGCCGTCGGCCTGGTTCTACAACAGCTCGATGATCGGCGACGTGGTGATCGTGAAGCACTCCCACGACAGGACGGTCGCCCCGGACAACGGCCTCAACGGCTGGAACATGTCCTGGTCGGACTGGACCAAGTAG